One genomic region from Cydia strobilella chromosome 27, ilCydStro3.1, whole genome shotgun sequence encodes:
- the LOC134753561 gene encoding zinc finger protein 501-like yields the protein METVWVKPEPLWEEYEPAPESGHASEETQPLTEVQGTKEMAVVKIKQEPPEEYAEYDTRAQSPAEGTKDPVVVKQEPLGDNVKIEVEIEIERETEGVKEETDYAGASESVRAPQADFETSQPKRKGPSRRAAPSAAELTERMVSCDICSKTFKQASKLKDHLRIHTGEKPYNCAICEKRFRQLSHLRRHSRIHTGEKPHACDVCKQEFTELANLRTHQRIHTGEKPYACKMCTKEFAGLSCLKRHERTHTGERPYSCKICGKEFTQSSTLKLHVRTHTGEKPYQCGTCQKYFSGMDNLRKHERIHLGLKRFSCDLCKKTFTGLSTLKRHIRVHTGEKPYVCDVCKKAFSGLDSLIRHTRIHTGEQPYSCETCQRRFRQLSNLNKHIKTHVEQKFYHCGMCTKKFRELCTLEKHERRHHSGEPSTVSVAGVDIEYAT from the exons ATGGAGACGGTTTGGGTTAAGCCGGAGCCTTTGTGGGAGGAGTACGAGCCCGCGCCAGAGTCAG GGCATGCCTCGGAAGAAACACAACCTCTGACAGAAGTTCAGGGCACAAAGGAAATGGCGgtggttaaaataaaacaagaaccTCCGGAGGAGTATGCTG AGTATGACACGAGGGCGCAGTCTCCAGCAGAAGGCACGAAGGATCCAGTGGTAGTAAAGCAGGAACCTCTAGGTGATAATG TGAAAATTGAAGTGGAGATAGAGATTGAGAGAGAGACAGAAGGTGTTAAAGAGGAAACGGATTACGCAGGTGCGAGCGAAAGCGTGCGAGCCCCGCAGGCAGATTTCGAAACGTCACAACCAAAAA GAAAAGGGCCCTCTCGGCGCGCAGCCCCCTCCGCTGCAGAACTTACCGAAAGGATGGTCTCTTGCGACATATGCTCAAAAACAttcaagcaagcaagcaagttAAAAGACCACTTAAGAATACACACCGGTGAAAAACCTTACAATTGCGCAATTTGCGAAAAACGGTTCAGACAATTAAGCCATTTGAGACGACATTCTCGTATACACACTGGGGAAAAGCCCCACGCGTGCGACGTGTGCAAACAAGAGTTTACCGAGTTGGCTAATTTGAGGACGCATCAACGAATCCACACTGGTGAAAAACCTTACGCATGCAAAATGTGTACCAAAGAATTTGCTGGATTAAGCTGTTTAAAGCGTCATGAAAGAACACACACTGGTGAAAGGCCGTATTCTTGCAAGATTTGCGGTAAAGAGTTCACACAATCGAGTACGTTAAAGTTACATGTAAGGACACACACTGGAGAAAAGCCTTACCAATGCGGAACGTGCCAAAAATATTTCAGCGGAATGGACAATTTGAGAAAACATGAGCGTATTCATTTGGGTTTGAAGCGATTTTCATGcgatttatgtaaaaaaacctTTACCGGTTTGAGTACTTTAAAGAGGCATATAAGAGTGCACACTGGGGAAAAGCCGTATGTGTGTGATGTGTGTAAAAAAGCGTTTTCAGGATTAGATAGTCTTATAAGGCACACTCGTATACACACAGGGGAACAGCCATACTCATGCGAGACGTGCCAAAGAAGGTTCAGgcaattaagtaatttaaataaacatataaaaacgcATGTAGAGCAAAAGTTTTATCATTGTGGGATGTGTACAAAGAAGTTTAGAGAATTGTGCACTTTGGAGAAACATGAAAGGAGGCATCACAGTGGGGAGCCTAGCACAGTTTCGGTCGCTGGAGTGGATATTGAATATGCTACGTGA
- the LOC134753578 gene encoding zinc finger protein 501-like, whose translation MESWFVKVEPFCADDLTQMAPAGHIESTAPAADNMHDIELAVVVKEEPQEVNIEFEDPREAIGVGEREGVQPREGAMRPEEQVNDEKTTYECDTCEALFSHRRSLIRHLRRSHNLLVEQDPLHHIGAKSYACEICAKVFKHPSKLKEHLQIHSAEKHFVCQICHAQFATSRYLTKHERIHPEKNPYGCNICKKRFNTGSSLKKHERMHAGVKPYFCEICQIEFSHMSTLVAHERIHNGEKAYKCDMCEMLFPSLSSLHKHKRCHKEKLSCSVCEKNFIHLRNLEEHSRIHTGEKPYECDVCKKEFTQLVYLRRHKRTHTEDRPHVCGICHLKFRELSNLKKHEQIHTGVKPFQCGFCKRLFRASSSLKNHIRTHTGEKPYSCGTCNKNFRVFSNLKKHERVHTGERPYSCEICQQDFADSCHLRRHEKIHNAETR comes from the exons ATGGAATCATGGTTCGTGAAAGTAGAACCTTTTTGTGCGGACGATTTAACGCAAATGGCTCCTGCAG GGCACATTGAATCTACAGCCCCAGCAGCGGACAACATGCATGACATTGAGCTGGCGGTTGTGGTGAAAGAAGAGCCTCAAGAAGTGAACATAGAGTTTGAGGACCCGAGGGAGGCAATAGGGGTAGGAGAGAGAGAGGGTGTTCAGCCTCGTG AAGGTGCCATGCGGCCTGAAGAACAGGTAAACGATGAGAAAACTACTTACGAGTGTGACACTTGCGAAGCCTTGTTCAGTCACAGACGTAGTCTAATCCGTCATCTACGCCGCAGCCACAACCTGCTTGTCGAACAAGACCCTTTACATCACATTGGGGCCAAATCATATGCCTGCGAAATATGCGCGAAGGTTTTCAAGCATCCAAGCAAATTAAAAGAGCACTTGCAAATACATTCCGCCGAGAAACATTTCGTATGCCAGATTTGCCACGCGCAGTTCGCAACGTCGAGGTATTTAACGAAACACGAGCGAATCCATCCTGAAAAAAACCCATACGGTTGCAATATATGCAAAAAGCGCTTTAATACTGGAAGCTCTTTAAAGAAACATGAGCGGATGCACGCGGGAGTTAAACCGTATTTTTGTGAAATATGTCAAATAGAATTCTCGCATATGAGCACTTTAGTAGCGCATGAACGGATTCATAATGGGGAGAAAGCATATAAGTGCGATATGTGCGAGATGTTGTTTCCTTCATTAAGCTCTTTGCATAAACATAAACGATGTCACAAGGAGAAACTATCCTGCAGTGTTTgcgaaaaaaactttatacatTTGCGGAATTTGGAGGAACATTCACGAATACACACTGGGGAAAAGCCTTACGAGTGTGACGTGTGTAAAAAGGAATTTACACAACTAGTTTACTTAAGGAGACATAAACGTACTCATACCGAAGATAGACCGCATGTTTGCGGCATATGTCATTTAAAGTTCAGagaattaagtaatttaaagaaaCATGAACAGATTCATACTGGGGTGAAGCCGTTCCAATGTGGATTTTGCAAAAGATTGTTCAGAGCATCGAGCAGTTTAAAGAATCATATTAGAACACACACTGGTGAAAAACCATACAGCTGTGGCACATGTAATAAGAACTTTAGGGTATTTAGTAACTTGAAGAAACATGAAAGAGTTCACACTGGTGAAAGACCATATTCGTGCGAGATATGTCAGCAGGATTTCGCAGACTCCTGTCACTTGAGAAGGCATGAAAAAATTCATAATGCAGAAACGAGGTAG